One Lysobacter enzymogenes DNA segment encodes these proteins:
- the rraA gene encoding ribonuclease E activity regulator RraA, translated as MNTCDLCDRHDARVRVLDLPLRDFGGRIGFAGIVSTIKAYEDNSRVREAVAEPGAGRVLVIDGGGSSRRAMLGDQLAAQAVANGWAGVVVFGAIRDSAAIGAMALGVKALGTCPRKTDKHGQGLRDVALAFGGVSIRPGDWVCADEDGVVFADEALE; from the coding sequence ATGAACACCTGCGACCTGTGCGACCGCCACGACGCGCGCGTGCGCGTGCTCGACCTGCCGCTGCGCGACTTCGGCGGCCGCATCGGTTTCGCCGGCATCGTCAGCACGATCAAGGCCTACGAAGACAACTCGCGGGTGCGCGAAGCAGTGGCCGAACCCGGCGCGGGCCGGGTGCTGGTGATCGACGGCGGCGGTTCCTCGCGCCGGGCCATGCTCGGCGACCAGCTCGCCGCGCAGGCGGTGGCGAACGGTTGGGCCGGGGTGGTCGTGTTCGGCGCGATCCGCGACAGCGCCGCGATCGGCGCGATGGCGCTGGGCGTGAAGGCGTTGGGCACCTGCCCGCGCAAGACCGACAAGCACGGGCAGGGGCTGCGCGATGTCGCGCTCGCGTTCGGCGGGGTGTCGATCCGTCCGGGCGATTGGGTGTGCGCGGACGAGGACGGGGTGGTGTTCGCGGACGAAGCGTTGGAGTGA
- the yegS gene encoding lipid kinase YegS, translating to MTSPRWRLILNGKSAGNDDVRKAVAALRDRGVALDVRVTWEGGDAERYVAEAIADGVDTVIAGGGDGTLSEVATTLAHRDEDADALPSLGLLPLGTANDFASAATIPTDPAQALDLVQRCPPRPVDLLRLQAPDGLHWAANLASGGFGTQVTLETDAGLKKMLGGLAYVVTGIAKLGRIEPMRARVHGEGFEWEGDFIALGIGNGRQAGGGQALCPDARIDDGLLDVTVVPDLSGEVGATVRALLTEGQHAALERIAARAQLRWVEIESPQPLNLNLDGEPVQSRHFRIDCAPGRVRMHLPPGCPLLGEPAAAETLPGAAARATAS from the coding sequence ATGACCTCGCCCCGCTGGCGCCTGATCCTCAACGGCAAGTCCGCCGGCAACGACGACGTGCGCAAGGCCGTGGCCGCGCTGCGCGACCGCGGCGTCGCGCTGGACGTGCGCGTCACCTGGGAAGGCGGCGACGCCGAACGCTACGTCGCCGAGGCCATCGCCGACGGCGTCGACACGGTGATCGCCGGCGGCGGCGACGGCACCCTCAGCGAAGTCGCCACCACGCTCGCCCATCGCGACGAAGACGCCGACGCGCTGCCGAGCCTGGGCCTGCTGCCGCTGGGCACCGCCAACGATTTCGCCAGCGCCGCCACGATCCCGACCGATCCGGCGCAGGCGCTGGACCTGGTCCAGCGCTGCCCGCCGCGCCCGGTCGACCTGCTGCGGCTGCAGGCGCCCGACGGCCTGCACTGGGCGGCGAACCTCGCCAGCGGCGGCTTCGGCACCCAGGTCACCCTGGAGACCGACGCCGGCCTCAAGAAGATGCTCGGCGGCCTGGCCTACGTGGTCACCGGCATCGCCAAGCTGGGCAGGATCGAACCGATGCGCGCGCGCGTGCACGGCGAGGGCTTCGAGTGGGAAGGCGACTTCATCGCCCTGGGCATCGGCAACGGCCGCCAGGCCGGCGGCGGCCAGGCGCTGTGCCCGGACGCGCGCATCGACGACGGGCTGCTCGACGTGACCGTGGTCCCGGACCTGTCCGGCGAGGTCGGCGCTACGGTGCGCGCCTTGCTCACCGAAGGCCAGCACGCCGCGCTCGAACGCATCGCCGCGCGCGCGCAACTGCGCTGGGTCGAGATCGAATCGCCGCAGCCGCTGAACCTCAACCTCGACGGCGAGCCGGTCCAGTCGCGCCACTTCCGCATCGACTGCGCACCGGGACGGGTGCGCATGCACCTGCCGCCCGGCTGCCCCTTGCTGGGCGAGCCGGCCGCGGCCGAAACCCTGCCCGGCGCGGCCGCGCGCGCGACGGCATCCTGA
- the trpE gene encoding anthranilate synthase component I: MISHELFQQQAADGYTRIPVVREVLSDLDTPLSVYLKLADGPHTYLFESVEGGERFARYSIIGLPAQRVYAFAGHALFVTENGELVDSRTVDDPFAEVERLRAEHKVPKIDGLPGFAGGLVGWFGFECIQYIEPRLAGGDKPDELGTPDILLMQSEEVAVFDNLKGRLYLIVHADPSQPQAYARANRRLDQLVHRLRIGGPGYPETLDSVGLDEGDFVSGFTREGFIDAVERSKELIRAGDIFQVVLSQRLSVPFKARPVDVYRALRALNPSPYMYFLDVGGTQVVGSSPEILVRLQGEEVTVRPIAGTRPRGKTVDEDHALEAELLADPKERAEHLMLIDLGRNDVGRVSKAGTVEVGEQFVIERYSHVMHIVSEVTGRLKDGMSYADVLRATFPAGTVSGAPKIRALEVIREFEPVKRNVYSGAVGYIGWHGDADTAIAIRTAVIQDGRLHVQAGAGIVYDSDPQKEWEETMNKGRALFRAVAEAARGL; the protein is encoded by the coding sequence GTGATTTCGCACGAACTCTTCCAGCAGCAGGCCGCTGACGGCTACACCCGCATCCCGGTCGTGCGCGAGGTCCTGTCCGACCTCGACACTCCGCTCTCGGTCTACCTCAAGCTCGCCGACGGCCCGCACACCTACCTGTTCGAATCGGTCGAGGGCGGCGAACGCTTCGCCCGCTACTCCATCATCGGCCTGCCGGCGCAGCGCGTGTACGCCTTCGCCGGGCACGCCTTGTTCGTCACCGAAAACGGCGAACTGGTCGACAGCCGCACCGTCGACGATCCCTTCGCCGAAGTCGAGCGCCTGCGCGCCGAGCACAAGGTGCCCAAGATCGACGGGCTGCCCGGCTTCGCCGGCGGTCTGGTCGGCTGGTTCGGCTTCGAGTGCATCCAGTACATCGAGCCGCGCCTGGCCGGCGGCGACAAGCCCGACGAACTCGGCACGCCCGACATCCTGCTCATGCAGAGCGAGGAAGTGGCGGTGTTCGACAACCTCAAGGGCCGGCTGTACCTGATCGTCCACGCCGATCCGAGCCAGCCGCAGGCCTATGCGCGCGCCAATCGCCGGCTCGACCAACTGGTGCACCGCCTGCGCATCGGCGGGCCGGGCTATCCGGAAACGCTGGATTCGGTCGGCCTGGACGAAGGCGACTTCGTCTCCGGCTTCACCCGCGAAGGCTTCATCGACGCGGTCGAGCGCTCCAAGGAGCTGATCCGCGCCGGCGACATCTTCCAGGTGGTGCTGTCGCAGCGGCTCAGCGTGCCGTTCAAGGCGCGCCCGGTCGACGTGTACCGCGCGCTGCGCGCGTTGAACCCGTCGCCGTACATGTACTTCCTCGATGTCGGCGGCACCCAGGTGGTCGGCTCTTCGCCGGAAATCCTGGTGCGCCTGCAGGGCGAGGAAGTCACCGTGCGCCCGATCGCCGGCACCCGCCCGCGCGGCAAGACGGTCGACGAAGACCACGCGCTGGAAGCCGAACTGCTGGCCGATCCGAAGGAGCGCGCCGAGCACCTGATGCTGATCGACCTCGGCCGCAACGACGTCGGCCGCGTGTCCAAGGCCGGCACGGTGGAAGTGGGCGAGCAGTTCGTGATCGAGCGCTACAGCCACGTGATGCACATCGTCAGCGAGGTCACCGGCCGGCTCAAGGACGGCATGAGCTACGCCGACGTGCTGCGCGCGACCTTCCCGGCCGGCACCGTCAGCGGCGCGCCGAAGATCCGCGCGCTGGAAGTGATCCGCGAATTCGAGCCGGTCAAGCGCAACGTCTATTCCGGCGCGGTCGGCTACATCGGCTGGCACGGCGACGCCGACACCGCCATCGCGATCCGCACCGCGGTGATTCAGGACGGCCGCCTGCACGTGCAGGCCGGCGCCGGCATCGTCTACGACTCCGACCCGCAGAAGGAGTGGGAAGAGACGATGAACAAGGGCCGCGCGCTGTTCCGCGCCGTGGCCGAGGCGGCGCGCGGCCTGTAA
- a CDS encoding response regulator transcription factor, producing MRVLLVEDDPHTAGFIAKGLREDGHSVDHAGNGKDGLFLATTESYDAIVLDRMLPGLDGLTLLQTLRGAGNRTPVLLLTALGEVDHRVEGLRAGADDYLVKPFAYAELSARLDSILRRGSAGGSEPTRLRVADLELDLLSREARRGDKRIELQPREFRLLEYLMRQAERVVTRTMLLEAVWDYHFDPQTNVIDVHISRLRQKIDQGYPRPLLHTVRGAGYRLGA from the coding sequence ATGCGCGTCCTGCTCGTCGAAGACGATCCCCACACCGCCGGCTTCATCGCCAAGGGCCTGCGCGAAGACGGCCACAGCGTCGATCACGCCGGCAACGGCAAGGACGGCCTGTTCCTGGCCACCACCGAAAGCTACGACGCCATCGTCCTGGACCGGATGCTGCCGGGCCTGGACGGGCTGACCCTGTTGCAGACCCTGCGCGGCGCCGGCAATCGCACCCCGGTGCTGCTGCTGACCGCGCTGGGCGAAGTCGACCACCGGGTCGAGGGCCTGCGCGCCGGCGCCGACGATTACCTGGTGAAACCGTTCGCCTACGCCGAGCTGTCCGCGCGCCTGGACAGCATCCTGCGCCGCGGCAGCGCCGGCGGCAGCGAGCCGACCCGGCTGCGCGTGGCCGATCTGGAACTGGACCTGCTCAGCCGCGAAGCGCGCCGCGGCGACAAGCGCATCGAGCTGCAACCGCGCGAGTTCCGCCTGCTCGAGTACCTGATGCGCCAGGCCGAGCGCGTGGTCACCCGGACCATGCTGCTGGAGGCGGTGTGGGACTACCACTTCGATCCGCAGACCAACGTCATCGACGTGCACATCAGCCGGCTGCGGCAGAAGATCGACCAGGGCTATCCGCGGCCGTTGCTGCACACCGTGCGCGGCGCGGGCTACCGGTTGGGCGCGTGA